In Thamnophis elegans isolate rThaEle1 chromosome 13, rThaEle1.pri, whole genome shotgun sequence, one DNA window encodes the following:
- the HPD gene encoding 4-hydroxyphenylpyruvate dioxygenase codes for MTSYTDKGEKPAHGRFLHFHSLTFWVGNAKQAASFYCNKMGFEELAYRGLETGSREVVSHVIRQDKIIFVFSSALNPGNEEMGRHLMQHGDGVKDIAFEVEDCDSIVQKARERGARVVREPWTEEDKHGKVKFAVVQTYGDTTHTLIEKRNYKGLFLPGFEAPLFKDPLLKKLPAAKLNFIDHVVGNQPDQEMLSVVEWYQKNLQFHRFWSVDDKQLHTEYSALRSVVMANYEETIRMPINEPAMGKKKSQIQEYVDYYGGPGVQHIALNTSDIIASITNLKDRGMEFMSVPSTYYQQLRDRLKTAKIKVKESIDKLEELKILIDFDEKGYLLQIFTKPVQDRPTVFLEVIQRYNHEGFGAGNFKSLFEAIEIDQDARGNLTILTPDGESKLM; via the exons ATG ACATCTTATACAGATAAAGGAGAAAAG CCGGCCCATGGTCGATTCCTGCACTTCCATTCCTTGACTTTCTGGGTTGGCAATGCCAAGCAG gCCGCATCCTTTTACTGCAACAAAATGGGGTTTGAAGAGCTAGCCTACCGAGGCTTGGAAACCGGCAGCCGGGAGGTGGTTTCCCACGTCATCAGGCAGGATAAG ATTATATTCGTTTTCTCCTCGGCCCTCAACCCTGGAAATGAAG AAATGGGACGACACTTAATGCAGCACGGGGATGGCGTCAAAGATATCGCCTTTGAAGTGGAAGACTGTGATTCCATTGTGCAG AAAGCTCGAGAACGTGGAGCCCGTGTCGTGCGAGAACCCTGGACGGAAGAAGACAAGCACGGGAAAGTGAAATTTGCCGTCGTGCAAACG TATGGAGACACCACGCACACCCTCATAGAAAAACGGAACTACAAGGGACTCTTCTTACCTGGATTTGAAGCCCCTCTCTTTAAGGATCCTCTCTTAAAAAAACT ACCTGCTGCAAAACTGAATTTTATTGACCACGTTGTGGGAAATCAGCCTGACCAGGAAATGCTTTCGGTGGTAGAAtg GTATCAGAAAAACCTCCAGTTCCATCGTTTCTGGTCTGTGGACGACAAACAGCTGCACACCGAATACAGTGCCTTGAGGTCCGTGGTCATGGCCAATTATGAGGAGACCATCAGGATGCCCATCAATGAACCTGCGATGGGCAAGAAGAAATCTCAGATCCAG GAATACGTGGACTATTACGGAGGCCCTGGAGTCCAGCACATCGCCCTGAACACTTCAGACATCATCGCTTCG ATCACAAACTTGAAAGATCGTGGCATGGAGTTCATGTCTGTTCCATCAACGTACTACCAGCAGCTCCGGGACCGGTTGAAGACAGCCAAGATCAAAGTGAAGGAAAGCATTGATAAACTGGAG GAACTCAAAATCTTAATCGACTTTGACGAGAAGGGCTACCTGCTCCAGATCTTCACCAAGCCCGTTCAGGACAGGCCGACCGTCTTCCTTGAGGTCATTCAGCGCTACAACCACGAG GGATTTGGAGCGGGGAACTTCAAATCTCTGTTTGAAGCTATCGAGATTGATCAAGATGCCCGAGGCAATCTGACCATCCTGACCCCCGACGGAGAATCCAAGCTCATGTAA